A genomic window from Halogeometricum sp. S3BR5-2 includes:
- a CDS encoding DUF1269 domain-containing protein: MSSLIVLAFEDETGAEEMRERMHDLQKRQLITLQDAAVAVRKENGHVKVKQAHSLVGAGALGGSFWGLLIGVIFWMPWLGMAIGAATGALSGKLSDTGIDDDFIEEVADTVEPGTSALFLLASDARLERIEEELEGTQFTILQTNLSPEDETNLRETFAAEEITG; this comes from the coding sequence ATGAGTTCATTGATCGTACTCGCGTTCGAAGACGAGACGGGCGCCGAAGAGATGCGCGAGCGGATGCACGACCTCCAGAAGCGCCAACTGATCACGCTTCAGGACGCCGCCGTGGCCGTCCGCAAGGAGAACGGCCACGTGAAGGTGAAGCAAGCCCACAGCCTCGTCGGCGCGGGCGCACTCGGCGGGTCGTTCTGGGGGTTGCTCATCGGCGTCATCTTCTGGATGCCGTGGCTCGGCATGGCGATCGGCGCCGCGACGGGCGCGCTCTCGGGGAAACTGTCCGACACCGGCATCGACGACGACTTCATCGAGGAGGTCGCCGACACCGTCGAACCGGGAACGTCGGCGCTGTTCCTCCTCGCGAGCGACGCCCGACTCGAACGCATCGAGGAGGAACTCGAAGGCACGCAGTTCACCATCCTCCAGACGAACCTCTCGCCCGAGGACGAGACCAACCTCCGGGAGACCTTCGCCGCCGAGGAAATCACGGGATAG
- a CDS encoding DUF5518 domain-containing protein, giving the protein MDINWRAVLTGFVVAVILGLFLSWVYPPAETTGLGLALPGLVGGFVAGYMVSGIEQGAVHGGLATVVGALAVLAILVVVGILFVGLVPAIGGSIVALVALFMMAIPGAIAGAVGGWLKNRSETRSGAATSR; this is encoded by the coding sequence ATGGATATCAACTGGAGAGCAGTACTCACCGGGTTCGTCGTCGCGGTGATCCTCGGGTTGTTCCTGTCGTGGGTGTACCCCCCGGCCGAGACCACCGGATTAGGTCTCGCCCTCCCCGGACTCGTGGGCGGGTTCGTCGCCGGGTACATGGTGTCTGGTATCGAACAGGGCGCCGTTCACGGCGGGTTGGCGACGGTCGTCGGGGCCCTCGCGGTGCTCGCGATCCTCGTGGTCGTCGGCATCCTGTTCGTCGGCCTCGTCCCGGCCATCGGCGGCAGCATCGTCGCCCTCGTCGCCCTCTTCATGATGGCGATTCCCGGCGCGATAGCCGGCGCGGTCGGCGGCTGGCTCAAGAATCGCAGCGAGACCCGTTCCGGCGCAGCGACGTCCCGCTGA
- a CDS encoding SulP family inorganic anion transporter → MATDGRSERLKRVAESSLPIVRWLPAYDRSWLRPDVLAGITVAAAVIPEGLAYASLAGLPPQTGLYAALLGTVTYVLFASSRQVIMGPTSALAILLLAGVGPIADGSGAPYASLVVVTTVLVGLFCVAARALRLGHLVHFISGSVLTGFSTGAALYIVSTQLGKLFGISGASGTFFDRLWFVLSHLNEAQPATVVVGLVSVALLLVGRRFFPRVPTTLLVVVLAIAASSALDLRALGVEIVGRLPSGLPPLAVPSVPEAGVVVSLVPVAFALFILSYVQGIGAVQTFARRNGYRADPEQELLAEGMGNLAAGLFGGFVVGGSMSRSALNDSMGGKSQVVGAVVAVVLVVVLLFLTGLFTTLPEATLGAVVTVAVLGLVDVSKMQRLGSVSRSEFLIASASLFGVLALGMVWGVFIGVGLSLLHTIALVSDPKTEVLGRLRGSDHFVSRETYSDAVEIPDVLAYRVNAELFYANTNVVRDDLEARLRERGSPVALVVFDLSSSPIVDLAAAEFLGELEADLRSRGIDLRIAGANQEVAKILQATDEEGTLGEIREEEAIASVIDRWRRAQNGP, encoded by the coding sequence ATGGCAACAGACGGTCGTTCGGAGCGATTGAAACGGGTCGCGGAGTCGTCGCTTCCGATCGTCCGGTGGCTCCCGGCGTACGACCGGTCGTGGCTTCGACCCGACGTGCTGGCGGGAATCACGGTCGCGGCCGCGGTCATCCCGGAAGGCTTGGCGTACGCGTCGCTCGCGGGACTGCCCCCGCAGACGGGGTTGTACGCCGCACTGCTGGGCACCGTGACGTACGTTCTCTTCGCCTCGTCGCGGCAGGTGATCATGGGTCCGACTTCCGCGCTCGCTATCTTGCTCTTGGCGGGCGTGGGTCCGATCGCCGACGGGAGCGGGGCGCCGTACGCGTCTCTCGTCGTCGTGACGACCGTCCTCGTCGGTCTGTTCTGCGTGGCCGCCAGAGCGCTCCGACTGGGCCACCTCGTGCACTTCATCTCCGGGTCGGTCCTCACCGGCTTCTCGACCGGTGCCGCGCTGTACATCGTCTCGACGCAACTCGGGAAGCTCTTCGGTATCTCCGGGGCGTCCGGAACGTTCTTCGACCGCCTCTGGTTCGTCCTCAGCCACCTGAACGAGGCGCAGCCCGCGACGGTTGTCGTCGGACTCGTCTCGGTCGCCCTCCTGCTGGTCGGCCGTCGATTCTTTCCGCGAGTGCCCACGACCCTGCTCGTCGTCGTACTGGCCATCGCCGCGTCGTCAGCGCTCGATCTCCGAGCCCTCGGCGTCGAAATCGTCGGCCGACTTCCGAGCGGACTTCCTCCGCTCGCGGTTCCGTCGGTTCCCGAGGCGGGGGTCGTCGTGTCGCTCGTCCCCGTGGCGTTCGCGCTGTTCATCCTCTCGTACGTGCAGGGTATCGGCGCCGTCCAGACGTTCGCCCGCCGGAACGGCTACCGGGCGGACCCCGAACAGGAGCTTCTCGCGGAAGGGATGGGGAACCTCGCCGCCGGACTCTTCGGCGGCTTCGTCGTCGGCGGGAGCATGTCGCGGTCGGCGCTCAACGACTCCATGGGCGGGAAATCGCAGGTCGTCGGCGCGGTGGTCGCCGTCGTCCTCGTCGTCGTCCTCCTGTTTCTCACCGGCCTGTTCACGACGCTCCCGGAGGCCACCCTGGGAGCGGTCGTCACCGTCGCGGTGCTCGGTCTCGTCGACGTCTCGAAGATGCAGCGACTCGGGAGCGTCAGTCGGAGCGAGTTCCTCATCGCGTCCGCGTCGCTGTTCGGGGTGCTCGCACTGGGGATGGTCTGGGGGGTGTTCATCGGCGTCGGACTCTCACTCCTCCACACCATCGCGCTCGTCAGCGACCCGAAGACGGAGGTTCTCGGTCGGCTTCGCGGCTCCGACCACTTCGTCAGCCGGGAGACCTACTCGGACGCGGTCGAGATTCCCGACGTGCTCGCGTACCGCGTGAACGCCGAACTGTTCTACGCGAACACGAACGTCGTGCGAGACGACCTCGAAGCGCGCCTCCGAGAGCGCGGCTCGCCGGTCGCCCTCGTCGTCTTCGATCTCTCCTCTTCTCCCATCGTCGACCTCGCCGCGGCCGAGTTTCTCGGCGAACTCGAGGCCGACCTCCGGTCGAGAGGTATCGACCTCAGAATCGCCGGAGCGAACCAGGAGGTCGCGAAGATACTGCAGGCGACCGACGAAGAAGGGACACTCGGTGAGATACGCGAGGAGGAGGCGATCGCGTCAGTCATCGACCGGTGGCGGCGGGCGCAAAACGGGCCGTGA
- a CDS encoding bile acid:sodium symporter family protein, with translation MAVVLESLARLSVLVFVVSSMFGMGLALTVAQILEPLRNRRRVAVALLANSALVPLLAYVILLVVPLSEAQSVGLILLATAAGAPFLPKLVEAAKGNLAFGVGLMVLLMVVTVAYVPVVLPALLPGVRVDPLDIASSLVVLMLTPLAIGLVVKARYEETADSIQPAVNQAASTALVLLVVLMLVLNYQTVLDVIGTGAIAALLAFVVGSFALGWVLGGSAAEDRSAMGLGTAQRNVSAALVVGATLMLVVLLPLGGELGKRTGSRGDASEAGE, from the coding sequence ATGGCCGTAGTACTCGAATCTCTCGCGAGGCTGTCGGTGCTTGTCTTCGTCGTGTCGAGCATGTTCGGGATGGGGCTCGCACTGACGGTCGCGCAGATTCTCGAACCGCTGCGAAACCGTCGCCGGGTCGCGGTGGCGCTCCTCGCGAACTCCGCGCTCGTACCGCTACTGGCGTACGTCATCCTTCTGGTCGTCCCGCTCTCGGAGGCGCAGTCCGTCGGGCTGATACTGCTGGCGACCGCGGCCGGGGCGCCGTTCCTCCCGAAACTGGTAGAGGCCGCGAAGGGAAACCTCGCGTTCGGCGTCGGGCTGATGGTCCTGTTGATGGTCGTCACCGTCGCCTACGTTCCGGTCGTGCTCCCAGCGTTGCTGCCGGGCGTCCGGGTCGACCCGCTCGACATCGCGAGTTCGCTCGTCGTCCTGATGCTCACTCCGCTCGCCATCGGACTGGTCGTGAAAGCCCGCTACGAAGAGACGGCCGATTCGATTCAGCCGGCGGTGAATCAGGCCGCCAGCACGGCGCTGGTTCTCCTGGTCGTGCTGATGTTGGTGTTGAACTACCAGACCGTCCTGGATGTGATCGGAACGGGCGCGATAGCCGCCCTGCTCGCGTTCGTCGTCGGTTCGTTCGCGCTCGGGTGGGTCCTGGGAGGGTCGGCCGCCGAAGACCGGTCCGCGATGGGCCTCGGAACGGCTCAGCGCAACGTCTCGGCCGCTCTGGTCGTCGGCGCCACGCTGATGCTGGTCGTCCTGCTGCCCCTCGGCGGAGAACTGGGGAAGCGGACCGGGTCGCGGGGCGACGCGTCGGAGGCCGGGGAATGA